The DNA window AACAATACGAGTCTAATATCAAATATTGAAATTAGTCTTGCGCTCCGCAAGGGAAGCCTCAAGTCACTTTCATGTGTGGGCGAAGATATCCGTCTCGTCCCATCCGGCGAGATCGAGTCTTGCCCTTGTCGGCAGGAAGTCGAAGCAGGCCTTTGCCATTTCCTGGCGGTCTTCGCGTGTCAGCATGAAGTCCAGCCGCTCGCGCAGCGCATGCAGGTTGAGCACGTCCGAGGCCGCGTATTGCAGTTGCGCTTCCGAAAGCGTCTGCGCGGCCCAGTCGGAACTTTGCTGCTGTTTGGAGATCTCGATGCCGAGCAGTTCGCGCGTGACGTCCTTGAGGCCGTGCCGGTCGGTATAGGTGCGCGTCAGCTTCGAGGCGATCTTGGTGCAGAAGACGGGGCTCGTCACCACCCCGAAGGTCTTCATCAGCACGGCGACGTCGAAGCGGGCGAAATGGAAGATCTTCTCGCGTTTCGGATCGGCGAGCAGGCGAACGAGGTTCGGGGCTTCCGTCTGGCCCCTTGCGATCTGGACGACGTCCGCCGTGCCATCGCCGGGGG is part of the Hartmannibacter diazotrophicus genome and encodes:
- a CDS encoding ribonuclease D, which translates into the protein MTIRLHAGDLPHLDNYGDAIAIDTETLGLNPHRDRLCVVQLSPGDGTADVVQIARGQTEAPNLVRLLADPKREKIFHFARFDVAVLMKTFGVVTSPVFCTKIASKLTRTYTDRHGLKDVTRELLGIEISKQQQSSDWAAQTLSEAQLQYAASDVLNLHALRERLDFMLTREDRQEMAKACFDFLPTRARLDLAGWDETDIFAHT